One window of Populus nigra chromosome 5, ddPopNigr1.1, whole genome shotgun sequence genomic DNA carries:
- the LOC133693927 gene encoding probable WRKY transcription factor 7 isoform X1, with the protein MAVKLMMAYRNSGFSVTKMEENAVEEEASGLESVNKLIRLLSQQNQENLHQSSTPTSRTSMDVEMDCKAVADVADPKFKKVVSLLPRNRTGHARFRRAPVSTPPVNQRQEQDYQVLEANQVYYATPIQQIPPPVHNQNHYPIVEPKNREIERKDSATTINFSCSSAGNSFVSSLTGDTDSKQPSSSSSFHITNVSRVSSAGKPPLSTSSLKRKCTSENSDSAGKCASSGSCRCSKKSRKMRLKRVVRVPAISLKMSDIPPDDYSWRKYGQKPIKGSPHPRGYYKCSSVRGCPARKHVEKALDDPSVLVVTYEGEHSHTISVAETSNLILESS; encoded by the exons ATGGCTGTGAAACTCATGATGGCTTACAGGAACAGTGGTTTTTCAGTAACTAAGATGGAAGAAAACGCAGTCGAAGAAGAGGCTTCAGGACTCGAGAGTGTTAACAAGCTAATTAGATTATTATCCCAACAGAATCAAGAAAATCTTCATCAGTCATCAACTCCAACCTCGAGAACTTCCATGGATGTGGAAATGGATTGCAAGGCTGTTGCAGATGTTGCCGATCCTAAATTCAAGAAAGTCGTTTCTCTTCTGCCTCGTAACAGAACTGGCCATGCGCGCTTTAGAAGAGCCCCTGTGTCTACTCCTCCAGTTAACCAAAGACAAGAACAAGATTATCAAGTTCTTGAAGCTAATCAGGTTTATTATGCCACACCAATCCAGCAGATTCCACCTCCAGTTCATAACCAAAATCATTATCCTATTGTAGAGCCAAAGAACCGGGAGATTGAGAGGAAAGATTCGGCAACTACTATAAACTTCTCTTGTTCTTCAGCTGGGAACTCTTTTGTGTCTTCATTGACTGGTGATACTGATAGCAAACAGCCATCGTCTTCATCATCTTTTCATATCACAAATGTTTCTCGGGTTTCTTCAGCGGGGAAGCCACCTTTATCTACTTCTTCTTTGAAAAGAAAGTGTACGTCTGAAAATTCGGATTCTGCTGGCAAGTGTGCCTCTTCTGGTAGTTGCCGTTGCTCCAAGAAAAG CAgaaagatgagattgaaaagagTGGTGAGGGTTCCAGCAATCAGCTTGAAGATGTCTGATATTCCACCTGATGACTACTCATGGAGAAAGTATGGTCAAAAGCCCATTAAAGGATCTCCACATCCAAG AGGTTACTACAAGTGCAGTAGTGTGAGAGGATGTCCAGCTCGCAAGCATGTGGAGAAAGCTTTAGATGATCCATCAGTGCTTGTAGTTACCTATGAAGGAGAGCACAGCCACACTATCTCTGTTGCAGAGACATCCAATCTCATCCTAGAATCCTCTTAA
- the LOC133695362 gene encoding protein IRX15-LIKE, producing the protein MKNNNNNNTKLILLHPYIQKQGGSNRLWLLAFVSFFTIAFLLTLIYTRETLPIKTITTTMATGSASSSTFGNNAPLPTTVINTLLHYASRSNDSFHMSHAEIKPISDVLRKCSSPCNFLVFGLTHETPLWKALNHNGRTVFIEENRYYAAYYEELHPEIDVFDVQYTTKMKEMRELIASTKEQIKNECRPVQNLLFSECKLGINDLPNHVYEVDWDVILIDGPRGDGPEGPGRMTPIFTSGVLARSKKASNAKTHIFVHDYYRNVERIYGDEFLCRENLVESNDMLAHFVVEKMDENSFQFCRNHTAASSP; encoded by the coding sequence atgaagaacaataacaataacaacacaAAGCTGATCCTTCTTCATCCTTACATCCAGAAACAAGGAGGCTCCAATCGATTATGGCTCCTTGCCTTTGTATCATTCTTCACCATCGCTTTCCTTCTTACACTAATCTACACGAGAGAGACTTTACCAATAAaaaccatcaccaccaccatggCCACTGGCTCCGCTTCTAGCTCCACCTTTGGCAATAATGCTCCACTGCCAACAACAGTCATCAATACTCTCCTCCACTATGCCTCGAGATCCAATGACAGTTTCCATATGTCCCATGCCGAAATCAAGCCAATATCTGATGTACTTAGAAAGTGTTCCTCTCCTTGTAACTTTCTTGTTTTTGGTCTAACACACGAGACACCTCTTTGGAAAGCTCTTAACCACAACGGCCGCACCGTTTTCATCGAAGAAAATCGCTACTACGCAGCTTATTATGAAGAGTTGCATCCTGAAATCGATGTCTTTGATGTCCAATACACAACCAAGATGAAAGAAATGAGAGAGCTTATTGCCTCCACCAAggagcaaataaaaaatgaatgcaGGCCAGTGCAGAATTTACTCTTCTCAGAGTGTAAGCTTGGGATTAATGACTTGCCTAATCATGTTTACGAGGTTGACTGGGATGTGATATTGATCGATGGGCCTAGAGGGGATGGACCTGAGGGGCCGGGGAGGATGACACCAATCTTCACATCTGGTGTGCTAGCTAGGAGCAAGAAGGCTAGCAATGCCAAGACTCACATATTCGTGCATGATTACTACAGAAATGTGGAGAGAATTTATGGTGATGAGTTCTTGTGCAGAGAGAACCTGGTGGAGTCTAATGACATGCTAGCTCATTTTGTGGTAGAGAAAATGGATGAGAATAGCTTCCAGTTCTGTCGCAACCATACAGCAGCTTCTTCTCCCTAA
- the LOC133693927 gene encoding probable WRKY transcription factor 7 isoform X2 — MAVKLMMAYRNSGFSVTKMEENAVEEEASGLESVNKLIRLLSQQNQENLHQSSTPTSRTSMDVEMDCKAVADVADPKFKKVVSLLPRNRTGHARFRRAPVSTPPVNQRQEQDYQVLEANQVYYATPIQQIPPPVHNQNHYPIVEPKNREIERKDSATTINFSCSSAGNSFVSSLTGDTDSKQPSSSSSFHITNVSRVSSAGKPPLSTSSLKRKCTSENSDSAGKCASSGSCRCSKKRKMRLKRVVRVPAISLKMSDIPPDDYSWRKYGQKPIKGSPHPRGYYKCSSVRGCPARKHVEKALDDPSVLVVTYEGEHSHTISVAETSNLILESS; from the exons ATGGCTGTGAAACTCATGATGGCTTACAGGAACAGTGGTTTTTCAGTAACTAAGATGGAAGAAAACGCAGTCGAAGAAGAGGCTTCAGGACTCGAGAGTGTTAACAAGCTAATTAGATTATTATCCCAACAGAATCAAGAAAATCTTCATCAGTCATCAACTCCAACCTCGAGAACTTCCATGGATGTGGAAATGGATTGCAAGGCTGTTGCAGATGTTGCCGATCCTAAATTCAAGAAAGTCGTTTCTCTTCTGCCTCGTAACAGAACTGGCCATGCGCGCTTTAGAAGAGCCCCTGTGTCTACTCCTCCAGTTAACCAAAGACAAGAACAAGATTATCAAGTTCTTGAAGCTAATCAGGTTTATTATGCCACACCAATCCAGCAGATTCCACCTCCAGTTCATAACCAAAATCATTATCCTATTGTAGAGCCAAAGAACCGGGAGATTGAGAGGAAAGATTCGGCAACTACTATAAACTTCTCTTGTTCTTCAGCTGGGAACTCTTTTGTGTCTTCATTGACTGGTGATACTGATAGCAAACAGCCATCGTCTTCATCATCTTTTCATATCACAAATGTTTCTCGGGTTTCTTCAGCGGGGAAGCCACCTTTATCTACTTCTTCTTTGAAAAGAAAGTGTACGTCTGAAAATTCGGATTCTGCTGGCAAGTGTGCCTCTTCTGGTAGTTGCCGTTGCTCCAAGAAAAG aaagatgagattgaaaagagTGGTGAGGGTTCCAGCAATCAGCTTGAAGATGTCTGATATTCCACCTGATGACTACTCATGGAGAAAGTATGGTCAAAAGCCCATTAAAGGATCTCCACATCCAAG AGGTTACTACAAGTGCAGTAGTGTGAGAGGATGTCCAGCTCGCAAGCATGTGGAGAAAGCTTTAGATGATCCATCAGTGCTTGTAGTTACCTATGAAGGAGAGCACAGCCACACTATCTCTGTTGCAGAGACATCCAATCTCATCCTAGAATCCTCTTAA